The Bradysia coprophila strain Holo2 unplaced genomic scaffold, BU_Bcop_v1 contig_732, whole genome shotgun sequence genome has a window encoding:
- the LOC119084246 gene encoding titin homolog isoform X2: MAEETSYHDGDIVWVKMNKLWWPGEVHGTNRLPSDFMDQFKKPPLFVIKFFQEENYHCVNQSHQIARYNCAKKNEFIKKGLDLYYAKHSYMAEFPADVAIAEKRTGGNPNIIHSKEFMPVVKADKATPVATAKGSTSRSRRGQQQIQTSAPSIPRVMFKPDHDTRILMPSSPATFASSPSSAPTTPTAADNKYKCNSCNFSTNRINTLIWHQKTHSSPKTPQMSTTPKYPTKHTPSTTTSDETNSSSSTKVPLETEAISKDCAQSKPPSEIAEPEDASPEPVESMPEPVMLPAKPKGKRGRSAKEPKAADKTPKTDNKLRNILDDWSDDEMAEAGPSGLTSSHKMVKGTVKDEDVEDEIKQENKRSKLDNEMLSKSNRTEVVNAVAEYDDQNSEIVSSIASEDDDKSKLGKTNGKGETVTPSSIRRRTNDVTDDDTKPQTRSLRSGKTTLASESSPLLPKRRGRAKRSANDSLKSESATLEVKESEAEPVVPEQRETDNAQTSSSDKISDASVEPAPVQVSAPNKSHSKTSRKGKPRRKEEIKLSNNISVAVLVEKTNLSPPTDFGIEQKLDTRAEDNDYANVVHKKIRYMSRNSTDGHRKSIELLEVPKLPALASESKEIEGNDRMIEELDNNQDADTTKESIHGNDLSEEKIVESKSNDVSATSEDPNLSGTSSLNPEKTEEGEKVTENSIVTEARQEQRVVPKCYERKVSPKKNLPTDRTDSRTTSPLSFADGTNEDTYELPSSSNLRQRSPRRYENMRNRRKSDRRTVSNDDLTSIIKAIDDKCDGSDSARRKSIGLNNSLDEDTGKLSETINGKGDVTENSDSKTSTPEKADSSKELDCFDFTEDECLKPPEVLNRRKRLPPAKVFELDNIDKIEEQRKIDEESARVTQQREEENQKLHAELENLLNSTTPATLPEIPVGPKVHENFPERRAEKDPEKIVAKDGDDKDRMLPPKERNKRIFKYRNRNRRPEFDMKVGCSVEEAKGNDANGSMQQSDDVSDTNVATSGDKLEQESKLKEHVPENDTGKDTPSAHDLKIEIAETLINFPLLSPHTDVSEEPVKKVVATKQPAIKRKESAKTTRNAKKSRTTAPVESTPKIEPDVKQEQTTEIVQLLDSATKGHSFIDGKKHSSEAIVLSPNQDGTVTNLPSNSTGKKIMEKQTANPAMNAAPSSSVRDFSRIRLIEKIENRALIQPTDEAQPSKGNQLPLKKTIVLTQTEGNSFVTQLPKKRKSQTDDDVPAFVIERPDVASEPNSGPSSVKKEPKSFIVTKAVKKHITGDLTRQNTTNTGGLHTSHDVSESIHSQQDTKSNATTSIDTSVQAVSFEAAERISMETPVIVAGQFVMPPATTNTQQNRTITTSTVTSSLLGSLSANRPCTIAPAKRPSYRKPADMTGVTQKQIGVDVKGNPIVVYSKIESIGTHASPPTMAQATLTVQRNDPNPSTSQVVQSFTGSLPSNQVAPAGNKPTTNRRSVGVGNKTKVPDKSAAKPSNDTTATLKKRIVRRISKNQPSTAAAQHVQSNQQQHQQVILNSEINYIGNAPVPPLIPINDQSATSRQQSTKQRSTQMTVVAEPQSKIIHTEVVEQQQDNILALPGDTPGFGGPTGSYFLCKLNEMGMYVPIDRQPLYLDVTDNTNLLKPNAPDAVTQIQTVTLDETELGQQSPGLNEVERVIATNQSALVDQDVNSPKYLINISDGQQLLVDQQGLMALTNGEEFPQFVTPDGQQIILQSGQNDILSAIAFAEDVGLIAGQQILIPEDDLAVIQGQGGNHDILAAALAGTEGFSQEQFIDNVLATNGVEDIVVDPMVYHAMTQPNIPPLTNAVTNETNAVLTQPPIMSTLEQPTKTDRISPSHSLELCGHNLDESLAVIGVTSNNTNVPTSLELPITITNPAIAPKSTTATMSAIYPPSVAAEHDLDYDIFSSSSPITHHLTQPLAINENYRTVNVINSIGDIDLDSNIVAVAASNDQFTKRN, from the exons ATGGCTGAAGAAACATCCTATCACGATGGTGACATAGTTTGGGTGAAAATGAATAAACTTTGGTGGCCGGGCGAAGTTCACGGAACGAATCGATTGCCGAGCGATTTTATGGATCAATTCAAGAAACCGCCActttttgtcataaaatttttccaaGAAGAGAACTA CCATTGCGTCAATCAGTCGCATCAAATAGCAAGATATAATTGTGccaagaaaaatgaattcattaaGAAAGGGCTGGACCTGTACTACGCCAAGCACAGTTATATGGCAGAGTTTCCGGCCGATGTTGCTATTGCTGAAAAGAGAACGGGTGGTAATCCCAATATTATTCACAGCAAGGAATTTATGCCAGTCGTAAAAGCTGATAAAGCGACGCCAGTCGCAACTGCTAAGG GTTCCACATCGCGAAGTAGACGTGGTCAACAGCAAATACAAACTAGCGCACCGTCAATACCGAGGGTCATGTTCAAACCGGATCACGATACTCGCATTCTAATGCCGAGTTCTCCAGCTACATTTGCATCATCACCATCATCAGCACCAACAACGCCGACTGCCGCTGATAACAAATACAAATGTAATTCGTGCAATTTCAGTACGAACCGAATCAATACCTTGATTTGGCACCAGAAAACACACAGTTCACCGAAAACGCCCCAAATGTCAACGACGCCAAAATATCCAACCAAACATACCCCCAGCACAACCACGTCGGATGAAACGAATTCGTCCAGTTCCACAAAGGTTCCATTGGAAACGGAAGCAATATCGAAAGATTGTGCTCAATCGAAGCCACCTTCTGAAATCGCAGAACCAGAGGACGCCTCACCCGAGCCAGTGGAAAGTATGCCAGAACCGGTTATGCTGCCGGCAAAACCGAAAGGGAAACGTGGTCGAAGTGCAAAAGAACCAAAGGCAGCGGACAAGACACCGAAGACTGACAACAAATTGAGAAATATATTGGATGACTGGTCGGATGATGAAATGGCCGAGGCTGGTCCATCCGGATTGACATCGTCGCATAAAATGGTCAAGGGTACCGTTAAGGATGAAGACGTTGAGGACGAGATAAAACAGGAAAATAAAAGATCGAAATTGGACAATGAAATGTTGAGCAAATCAAACAGAACTGAGGTGGTCAATGCGGTGGCTGAGTACGACGACCAGAATTCGGAGATCGTAAGTTCAATTGCAAGCGAAGACGACGATAAATCAAAACTGGGCAAGACAAACGGAAAAGGTGAAACAGTCACACCATCGAGTATACGACGTCGAACCAACGATGTTACGGATGACGATACGAAACCTCAGACTCGTTCATTGAGAAGTGGAAAGACTACATTGGCAAGTGAGAGCTCCCCTCTGCTACCGAAGCGACGAGGCCGAGCAAAACGAAGCGCAAATGATTCCTTGAAAAGCGAATCCGCCACGTTGGAAGTCAAAGAAAGTGAGGCCGAGCCTGTGGTGCCTGAACAACGTGAAACTGACAATGCACAGACTTCTTCCAGTGATAAAATTTCCGATGCATCGGTTGAACCGGCACCGGTTCAAGTAAGTGCACCAAATAAAAGCCATTCGAAAACTAGCCGCAAAGGCAAGCCTCGACGCAAAGAAGAAATTAAGTTGTCGAACAACATATCCGTGGCTGTGTTAGTggaaaaaaccaatttaagtCCGCCGACGGATTTCGGAATTGAGCAGAAATTGGACACACGAGCTGAAGACAACGACTATGCCAATGTTGTGCATAAGAAAATCCGATACATGAGCCGTAATTCGACTGATGGCCACCGAAAGTCAATTGAATTGTTAGAAGTGCCAAAGTTGCCTGCACTAGCCAGTGAATCGAAGGAAATTGAGGGAAATGATCGAATGATTGAGGAGCTTGATAACAATCAGGATGCTGACACAACGAAAGAATCAATTCACGGCAACGATCTAAGCGAAGAGAAAATTGTTGAGTCGAAAAGTAACGATGTGTCAGCTACGTCGGAGGACCCCAATTTAAGCGGGACAAGTTCACTAAATCCAGAAAAGACGGAAGAAGGTGAGAAAGTaacagaaaattcaattgttaCAGAGGCACGACAGGAACAGCGTGTAGTACCGAAATGCTATGAACGAAAGGTATCACCAAAGAAGAACTTACCGACAGATCGAACTGACTCCCGCACGACCTCTCCGCTATCCTTCGCTGACGGTACGAATGAGGACACATATGAACTACCCTCGTCGTCGAATCTACGACAAAGATCGCCGAGACGTTACGAGAATATGAGAAACCGCCGTAAAAGTGATCGAAGAACGGTGAGCAACGACGACCTCACTTCAATAATTAAGGCGATTGATGACAAATGTGACGGAAGTGATAGTGCGAGACGGAAATCGATTGGGTTGAACAATTCACTCGATGAAGACACCGGAAAATTGTCGGAAACTATCAATGGCAAAGGAGATGTGACTGAAAATTCCGATTCTAAAACATCTACGCCAGAAAAAGCCGACTCATCCAAGGAATTGGACTGCTTTGATTTTACCGAAGACGAATGCCTGAAGCCACCGGAAGTATTAAATCGTCGTAAACGACTACCTCCAgcgaaagtttttgaattggaCAACATTGACAAGATTGAAGAGCAGCGGAAAATCGACGAAGAAAGCGCACGAGTGACACAGCAACGCGAAGAAGAGAACCAAAAATTGCATGCCGAATTGGAGAATTTGCTGAATTCAACAACGCCGGCAACGTTGCCAGAAATTCCTGTCGGTCCGAAGGTGCATGAAAATTTTCCCGAACGTCGCGCGGAAAAGGATCCGGAGAAAATTGTCGCTAAAGACGGTGACGACAAAGATCGAATGCTTCCACCGAAGGAACGAAACAAACGAATTTTCAAGTATCGCAATCGCAATCGACGACCGGAGTTCGATATGAAAGTTGGATGTAGTGTCGAGGAGGCAAAGGGCAATGATGCTAACGGTTCGATGCAGCAATCAGATGATGTCAGTGATACTAACGTGGCAACGAGTGGGGATAAATTGGAGCAGGAATCGAAATTAAAGGAACATGTGCCAGAGAATGACACTGGAAAGGATACACCGTCAGCTCatgatttgaaaattgaaattgctgAAACTTTGATCAATTTTCCGCTACTGTCGCCTCATACTGATGTGTCCGAAGAACCTGTCAAAAAAGTAGTGGCTACCAAGCAACCAGCCATCAAGCGTAAAGAGTCTGCTAAAACTACTAGAAACGCTAAGAAATCACGAACGACAGCGCCAGTTGAGAGTACACCGAAAATCGAACCTGATGTTAAACAAGAACAAACCACAGAAATAGTACAGTTGCTTGATAGTGCAACAAAGGGACATTCTTTTATCGATGGCAAGAAGCACAGCTCCGAAGCAATTGTTCTGAGCCCGAATCAAGATGGTACTGTCACGAATCTACCATCAAATTCAACtggcaaaaaaattatggaaaaacaAACTGCTAATCCAGCAATGAATGCTGCACCTTCGAGTTCTGTGCGAGATTTCAGTCGCATCCGACTAAtcgagaaaatcgaaaatcgagCACTAATTCAGCCGACTGATGAAGCGCAACCGTCAAAAGGCAATCAGTTGCCGTTAAAGAAGACCATCGTATTGACGCAAACAGAAGGCAATAGTTTCGTCACGCAACTACCGAAGAAACGTAAATCTCAAACGGACGACGATGTACCGGCGTTCGTGATTGAACGGCCTGATGTTGCATCCGAGCCGAATAGTGGACCCAGTTCGGTCAAAAAGGAGCCGAAATCGTTTATTGTGACCAAGGCGGTCAAGAAGCACATTACTGGAGATCTGACGAGACAAAATACAACAAATACCGGCGGACTTCACACTTCACACGACGTCAGCGAAAGTATTCATTCGCAGCAGGACACGAAATCCAATGCAACGACGAGCATTGACACATCAGTTCAGGCGGTATCGTTCGAAGCGGCCGAGAGAATTTCAATGGAAACGCCGGTGATAGTAGCAGGTCAATTCGTCATGCCACCAGCGACGACAAATACGCAGCAAAACCGAACGATAACTACATCAACAGTGACGTCAAGCCTTTTGGGCAGCTTATCAGCCAATCGTCCATGTACAATAGCACCTGCCAAAAGACCTTCCTATCGTAAACCCGCCGATATGACCGGGGtaacacaaaaacaaattggcGTCGATGTAAAAGGTAATCCCATAGTCGTCTACTCGAAAATCGAATCGATTGGGACGCATGCATCACCACCGACAATGGCTCAGGCCACACTCACCGTGCAACGGAACGACCCGAATCCGAGTACATCTCAAGTGGTCCAATCGTTTACGGGATCGCTGCCATCGAATCAAG TAGCACCAGCCGGCAATAAACCGACGACAAATCGACGAAGTGTTGGAGTTGGAAACAAAACGAAAGTACCCGATAAGTCAGCGGCAAAACCATCAAACGACACAACAGCCACATTGAAAAAGCGAATTGTTCGACGAATATCGAAGAATCAACCATCCACGGCAGCTGCCCAACACGTACAATCcaatcaacaacaacaccagCAAGTCATATTAAATTCCGAAATCAATTACATTGGTAATGCACCAGTCCCGCCGTTGATACCAATAAACGATCAGTCCGCCACATCACGGCAACAGTCAACGAAGCAGCGATCTACTCAAATGACAGTCGTCGCAGAGCCACAATCAAAGATCATTCATACGGAGGTCGTCGAACAGCAACAGGATAATATATTGGCTTTGCCGGGTGATACACCAGGATTTGGTGGACCAACTGGATCGTATTTCCTTtgcaaattgaatgaaatgggAATGTACGTTCCCATCGATCGTCAGCCGTTATACTTGGATGTGACCGACAATACAAATCTATTGAAACCGAATGCTCCGGATGCTGTGACGCAGATACAGACAGTTACATTGGATGAAACTGAACTTGGACAACAG TCACCTGGGCTAAATGAAGTCGAACGTGTCATTGCGACCAACCAATCAGCACTTGTCGACCAGGATGTTAACAGTCCAAAATATTTGATCAACATCAGTGACGGTCAACAATTGCTTGTAGACCAGCAAGGTCTAATGGCTCTAACGAATGGCGAAGAGTTCCCGCAATTTGTCACACCCGACGGACAACAAATCATTCTGCAGAGTGGCCAGAACGATATTCTTTCGGCGATCGCTTTTGCCGAAGATGTGGGACTcattgctggccagcaaattCTAATTCCCGAAGACGATCTAGCTGTGATACAGGGCCAAGGCGGTAATCATGATATTCTGGCGGCTGCACTAGCTGGCACAGAAGGCTTCAGTCAGGAGCAATTCATCGACAATGTTTTAGCGACGAATGGTGTCGAGGATATTGTCGTCGATCCAATGGTCTATCACGCAATGACACAGCCGAACATACCGCCACTAACAAATGCGGTAACCAACGAAACCAATGCCGTTTTAACGCAACCACCCATAATGTCCACGCTCGAACAACCAACCAAAACCGACCGAATATCGCCGAGCCATTCACTGGAATTGTGCGGTCACAATTTGGACGAAAGTTTGGCGGTTATCGGTGTCACATCGAATAATACGAATGTACCAACGTCACTGGAACTGCCCATCACAATCACGAATCCGGCTATTGCACCGAAATCGACGACGGCAACGATGTCAGCAATTTACCCGCCTTCGGTAGCAGCGGAACACGATTTGGACTATGACATTTTCAGTTCATCGTCACCGATCACTCATCATTTGACTCAGCCGTTGGCAATCAATGAAAACTATCGAACGGTCAATGTTATCAATTCCATTGGAGATATCGATTTGGACTCGAATATTGTGGCAGTGGCTGCATCGAACGATCAATTTactaaaagaaattaa